The nucleotide window TGATGGAGGAATTGTAGAGCGTTTTTTTAAGACACTTAATGATAACGTCTTACGAGAATTACCCGGATATACTGGATCAAATGTACAGGAAAGACCAGAAACTGTCGATAAAGATGCTTGTTTAACTTTAAAAGATTTAGAACGAATTTTAGTCAACTATATCGTTGATGAATATAACCAAAAGCCAGATGCTCGCATGAAAAATCAAAGTCGGATAGAACGTTGGGAATCGGGATTACCGACTGAACCCTATCTTTATGATGAGCGAGAATTGGATATTGCGCTGATGAAAGAAGCCAAAAGAACTCTACAAAAGTCTGGGACACTACAATTTGAAAATTTAACCTATCGTTCTCAATTGCTGAAAGGCCGTGAAGGAGAAAGAGTGGCTATACGTTTCGATCCTGATGATATTACGACAATTCTGGTTTATGAATATTTAAACGATGGCACAGAAGCCTTTTTGGATTATGCCCATGCTCTGGGATTAGAAACCGAAAAACTGTCTTACAGAGAACTTAAAGCTATTAATAAGCAACTAAATGAACAGGAGGAAGCTATCAACAATGATAAGGTACTAGATGCCATGATGGAGCGAATGGCGTTGGTTGAAGAGATAGTAAAGAAAAATCGTCAACAACGACAGCAAAATGCTCATGAAGAGGTTAATCCTCGTCGATCACTGTCCGAAAAACTGTCGATTCCTGAACCAGAAAACGAAGATGGGGATGATGACTTAGATGATGAATCTATCGAGGTGTATTAACTGTAAGACGCTGTTCCCGATTCCGGCGTTGTGGGAAGATGGGAAGTGTAAGCGCTGTGGTTTGCCGTTTGTTAAGATGGGGAAGCATCAGAGATCGATATAATTAACCACTATCGAGCTTTTTTTCTTAATTCTCTGGCTTTATCAATCATTTCATTACTCATAAATTGGGGATGTTGAATGGTATCTTGCTTTAACCAACTAGCGATTTCAGCTAAAAAGGGATAATCTTGAATGTCTATTTTTTGATTACTATTGATAACGGGTTCAATCTGTTGATTGATTAAAGTCGCTAACCACCATGTCATCGGAAAAGCAAAGCCTGTTTGTCCTTGTTCATCCATGAGTTGAGATAAATATTGATCGAGTATTTCTTGAATATCAAATATGTTTAAATGGGGTTTATTTTCCGGTTTTTCAATAATTTTCTCTATTGTTCTAAATATTGAATGTTCCATAATCGATGACATTTTTAGCCATCTCTGAGATAACTTATAAGTATTAGCATGAGTTTCTAAATAATTAAAATTATAACGAGATTTTTTTTGAGAAAAACAGTCAATCTTTTCAGGTTTTTTGTAATTATTACTTAAATCGAAGTTTAAATAAATATGCTGTGTTAATCCATCAGTTCTATAAGGTAATAAGATTTGTTCAAGACTTCTAAAAATTTCTGTACTTTGCCTAAGTAAATCAGTATTTCCCTTAACTTGTTTATCGTTACAAGGACTACAAATAGGCATTAAATTAAAAGGATGACAAGATAAATGAGGATAAATACTTTTCGGAAAATAATGATCTATTTCATCTCTTCCAATCGCAAAATCACAGGTTGGACAGACTTTTAATTTTTTATTTAAAGTTTCAAATTCATTTTCAATTGTGGTTTTTTTGATTTGGTTAACTTGAGGGATTCCAAAAAATAAATTAGGCAAACTGTCAAGATATTGTTCATAAAAATTAATCAAGAATAAAACACCTGCTTTTTTCCATTCGGGGGTTGTTTTATCTTCAATGTAAGGTGTTAATGAACCATAAGGATTGTTTAAAAGCTTAACAACATCATGATGTAAACTGCGACTCCATGCTAATTTTTCAGATTTATTTCCCATGGCAAATGTTTCTAGTAATTCTCTTTTTTTAGACCCTCGAAAAATCCATTCAGCAATTTCTTTATGTCTTCCTCGAAATCGTTTATGTTTTTCAAAATATTTTTCACAGCTTCCTCTACTTAATTCTGAAGTTGAACGATAAGAGGCATAACGAAGTAAGGTCATTTGCAGATAAACGACATCTGTTAAGCGTTTACGAGTGATTTCGGGTAATTCAATCCTATACAGCATTCCTACTTTAAGCTTTGCAGTTCTTGACGAATTAAAAAACTCCAATATCCTGAAGCAACAACATCTTTTAAGTTTTCTAATGCTTCTTTTCGTTCTTCAGTTGAACGCTTTAATTTGTTTGCTAATTCATCTTCAACTCTATTAATACTTAATTCTCCTGAAGGATAGGGAGAACCAAAAACATGAACCATAATATCACTGGGGTCTGCCGCAAAGGTATTCATAGAAGGTTTAAGGGATTTATTGGTATAATTTCCATTACGATCGAGAACCATAATATTTTCTTTAGGAACATCGGTTAAGGTAATACTTGAATGGGTACTAATTAAAATATGACTGTGACGCTTTTTCAGCGTTGTATCTAATAAATAGACAATTTGACGTTTCCAGAAATCATTAAAGTGTACTTCAGGTTCATCGAGTAATATTAACGCTTCATCGGTTTCTAGCAGTGTTAACAGACACATTCTACCTAAAAAGCTTTTTTCTCCATCACTTAACCAGTCTAGCAGGTGTAAGAGAGGTATATCTAAATCGGTTTCAGGATGGTCAGACATTGGACGTTCTAGGAATAGATTAACCGATTGTAGGACAGTTTGACCATTTTTGTCGGGTTTGGCGAGTTGGGAAAGGGTTTTAAATAGTTCAAATCCACTGTAATAGGTTTCGATAAGACGATGAGGGAGGTTAGCATCAGATAAATCAAAGATAAGTTGATAATCTGTTCCTATTCTTAAACATTTTGGGGTTAATTTAGCAAGTTCTTCTACTTTTTCCCAGTCTTGGGTTTTACTGTTGGGTTTGCGAAATTTAAGAGAAAATCCGCTTAATTTTTTGATTTTAGAAGCTTCTCGGACTTTAGATAAGGGTTTATCAGGTTTTACTAAGTCGGTTAAAAGTCCGCAGAGGGTAATAAGAGGAATTTCTGAGGAAGAAA belongs to Gloeothece citriformis PCC 7424 and includes:
- a CDS encoding AAA family ATPase → MKLKRFFIEYRVLQDLEIYFGPSLKESKAFTDSPAYNLDFLVGVNGTGKSTVLRILFELLRLLERQAAINFPFELEYELEKVGLFKTIFISNRYQDLEKETIEYKQTPEVWEIDNNGNYNLIQLSSDILPDLVIAFTTGSESNWSTIDETNLDYITSPLPSLSPLDLAIGELPGKPLTPIDEEDDTSTTESKCIFISSSEIPLITLCGLLTDLVKPDKPLSKVREASKIKKLSGFSLKFRKPNSKTQDWEKVEELAKLTPKCLRIGTDYQLIFDLSDANLPHRLIETYYSGFELFKTLSQLAKPDKNGQTVLQSVNLFLERPMSDHPETDLDIPLLHLLDWLSDGEKSFLGRMCLLTLLETDEALILLDEPEVHFNDFWKRQIVYLLDTTLKKRHSHILISTHSSITLTDVPKENIMVLDRNGNYTNKSLKPSMNTFAADPSDIMVHVFGSPYPSGELSINRVEDELANKLKRSTEERKEALENLKDVVASGYWSFLIRQELQSLK